The following is a genomic window from Streptobacillus canis.
TTCTTGATAACTAAATAACCATTTTTAGGACCTGGTACTGCACCTTTAACTAATAGTAAGTTATTTTCTACATCGAATTTAACAACTTTAAGATTTTGAACTGTTACATTTTCATTTCCTAATCTTCCAGCCATTCTTTTACCTTTTGGTACGTTTGAGTTTGATGCAGCTCCTCCTGCATTTGATCCTCCAAGTCTATGGTTTCTTGAAACCCCGTGTGTAGCTCTGTTTCCACCAAAGTTATGTCTTTTCATAACCCCTGCAGTTCCTTTACCTTTTGAGATTCCTTGAATATCAACAAATTCAATACCTTCTAATACATCAACTTTTAATTCTTGACCTAAAGTGAA
Proteins encoded in this region:
- the rplC gene encoding 50S ribosomal protein L3 produces the protein MILGKKIGMTQIFENEKLIPVTVIEAGPNFVVQTKTLEKEGYTSITLAYDEKREKLVNKPEMGVFKKAGITAKKFLKEFKVESSEDFTLGQELKVDVLEGIEFVDIQGISKGKGTAGVMKRHNFGGNRATHGVSRNHRLGGSNAGGAASNSNVPKGKRMAGRLGNENVTVQNLKVVKFDVENNLLLVKGAVPGPKNGYLVIKKSVKKY